In a genomic window of Mucilaginibacter sp. KACC 22063:
- a CDS encoding 3-hydroxyacyl-CoA dehydrogenase, with protein MMKIKNVTVFGSGVLGAQIAFQTAYRGYQVTLFDIKDELLEQAKLKFAQFKEFYQQDLNAPPADLDDALTRIYFTTDLAESVKDADLTIEAIPENIQIKKEFYTRLGAVAPAKTIFCTNSSTLLPSQFAVETGRPGQFLALHFANYLWKNNVAEIMGHAGTDQEIFDQVVQFAKSIGMLAIPIYKEQPGYVMNSLLVPWLMAGLDLFRNGIADAASIDKTWMKTLGATLGPMAMSDLVGMNTAYNVIKSYAESTGDEVWKQRQDFMKENFIDKNKLGISSGEGFYKYPNPAYQDADFLK; from the coding sequence ATGATGAAAATTAAAAATGTTACCGTTTTTGGATCTGGTGTACTGGGTGCACAGATCGCTTTTCAAACTGCCTATCGAGGTTATCAAGTTACCTTATTCGATATCAAAGATGAATTGCTGGAGCAGGCAAAATTGAAGTTCGCACAGTTCAAAGAATTTTATCAACAAGATTTGAATGCGCCCCCTGCCGATTTGGATGATGCTTTAACAAGAATATATTTCACGACAGATTTGGCCGAATCGGTAAAGGATGCTGACCTCACCATAGAGGCGATCCCTGAGAATATTCAGATAAAGAAAGAGTTTTATACGAGATTAGGTGCGGTTGCTCCTGCAAAAACTATTTTTTGTACGAACTCATCTACACTTTTACCAAGCCAATTCGCCGTTGAAACAGGCAGACCGGGTCAATTTTTGGCCCTGCACTTTGCCAATTATTTATGGAAGAACAATGTTGCGGAAATTATGGGTCACGCTGGCACAGATCAGGAAATTTTTGATCAAGTAGTTCAGTTTGCAAAATCTATCGGTATGCTAGCCATACCAATCTACAAAGAACAGCCAGGTTACGTGATGAATTCGCTATTAGTGCCCTGGTTAATGGCAGGCCTGGATTTGTTCCGCAATGGAATTGCAGATGCGGCATCTATTGATAAAACCTGGATGAAAACTTTAGGGGCTACATTGGGACCGATGGCAATGTCGGATCTGGTGGGAATGAATACAGCGTATAATGTAATTAAGTCATATGCAGAATCAACCGGTGACGAGGTTTGGAAACAACGACAGGATTTCATGAAAGAGAACTTTATTGATAAAAATAAGTTGGGGATATCTTCTGGAGAGGGATTTTATAAGTACCCGAACCCGGCTTATCAGGATGCTGATTTCCTAAAATAG
- a CDS encoding DinB family protein produces MAEGRRQLLGWTKELTENQYNFIPPGFNNNIIWNMGHLLVVSESLLYQNTPQLYPVYEFTNSHFEKGSKPNKIVNEAEI; encoded by the coding sequence TTGGCAGAAGGAAGAAGGCAGTTGCTGGGATGGACGAAGGAACTTACAGAGAATCAGTACAATTTTATACCCCCGGGCTTTAATAACAACATCATCTGGAATATGGGCCATCTTCTGGTGGTAAGCGAAAGCTTGCTTTATCAAAATACACCACAACTGTACCCCGTGTATGAATTCACAAATTCCCACTTTGAAAAAGGCTCGAAACCTAATAAAATAGTGAACGAAGCCGAGATTTGA